The following are encoded in a window of Sminthopsis crassicaudata isolate SCR6 chromosome 3, ASM4859323v1, whole genome shotgun sequence genomic DNA:
- the LOC141563333 gene encoding interleukin-18-like isoform X3, with product MASEMYCDMDDNAFDLVEIEFRDGSLYFKGKSALDYLESDDFHKLEEPKNVILRNVNNQVVMKKSGMDIAVLESMTDHEIQANASQTTFIIQAYKETVPYALAVAILVKNKNQIYSLSCQNKEVRFKEGAVPNHIAAARSDYIFYQKKVIGHNKMQFESSLYRGYFLACKKEQGYFKLVLKEGCEGVDELKMFNVHFCSVSI from the exons ATGGCTAGTGAAATGTACTGTGATATGGATGACAATGCTTTCGACCTCGTGGAGATAGAGTTTCGAGATGGTTCACTTTACTTCAAAGGTAAATCTGCATTAG ATTACTTGGAATCAGATGATTTCCATAAGTTGGAAGAGcccaaaaatgtaattttaagaaACGTGAACAATCAAGTTGTCATGAAAAAAAGTGGGATGGACATAGCGGTGTTGGAGTCCATGACTGATCATGAGATTCAAg CAAATGCATCCCAAACTACATTCATAATACAAGCTTATAAAGAGACTGTACCCTACGCTTTGGCAGTAGCCATCTTGGTGAAGAATAAAAACCAGATTTATAGTCTATCCTGCCAGAATAAAGAAGTTCGATTTAAG gAAGGTGCTGTTCCAAATCATATTGCAGCTGCAAGAAGTGATTATATATTCTACCAAAAGAAGGTTATAGGGCACAATAAGATGCAATTTGAGTCTTCATTGTACCGAGGATATTTTCTGGCTTGTAAGAAGGAACAAGGCTAttttaaacttgttttaaaaGAAGGTTGTGAAGGAGTGGATGAGTTAAAGAtgtttaatgttcatttttgttcagtttcaatctag
- the LOC141563333 gene encoding interleukin-18-like isoform X4, whose translation MASEMYCDMDDNAFDLVEIEFRDGSLYFKAEDDDYLESDDFHKLEEPKNVILRNVNNQVVMKKSGMDIAVLESMTDHEIQANASQTTFIIQAYKETVPYALAVAILVKNKNQIYSLSCQNKEVRFKEGAVPNHIAAARSDYIFYQKKVIGHNKMQFESSLYRGYFLACKKEQGYFKLVLKEGCEGVDELKMFNVHFCSVSI comes from the exons ATGGCTAGTGAAATGTACTGTGATATGGATGACAATGCTTTCGACCTCGTGGAGATAGAGTTTCGAGATGGTTCACTTTACTTCAAAG CTGAAGATGATG ATTACTTGGAATCAGATGATTTCCATAAGTTGGAAGAGcccaaaaatgtaattttaagaaACGTGAACAATCAAGTTGTCATGAAAAAAAGTGGGATGGACATAGCGGTGTTGGAGTCCATGACTGATCATGAGATTCAAg CAAATGCATCCCAAACTACATTCATAATACAAGCTTATAAAGAGACTGTACCCTACGCTTTGGCAGTAGCCATCTTGGTGAAGAATAAAAACCAGATTTATAGTCTATCCTGCCAGAATAAAGAAGTTCGATTTAAG gAAGGTGCTGTTCCAAATCATATTGCAGCTGCAAGAAGTGATTATATATTCTACCAAAAGAAGGTTATAGGGCACAATAAGATGCAATTTGAGTCTTCATTGTACCGAGGATATTTTCTGGCTTGTAAGAAGGAACAAGGCTAttttaaacttgttttaaaaGAAGGTTGTGAAGGAGTGGATGAGTTAAAGAtgtttaatgttcatttttgttcagtttcaatctag
- the LOC141563333 gene encoding interleukin-18-like isoform X1, protein MVGRKMASEMYCDMDDNAFDLVEIEFRDGSLYFKAEDDDYLESDDFHKLEEPKNVILRNVNNQVVMKKSGMDIAVLESMTDHEIQANASQTTFIIQAYKETVPYALAVAILVKNKNQIYSLSCQNKEVRFKEGAVPNHIAAARSDYIFYQKKVIGHNKMQFESSLYRGYFLACKKEQGYFKLVLKEGCEGVDELKMFNVHFCSVSI, encoded by the exons ATGG TAGGTAGAAAGATGGCTAGTGAAATGTACTGTGATATGGATGACAATGCTTTCGACCTCGTGGAGATAGAGTTTCGAGATGGTTCACTTTACTTCAAAG CTGAAGATGATG ATTACTTGGAATCAGATGATTTCCATAAGTTGGAAGAGcccaaaaatgtaattttaagaaACGTGAACAATCAAGTTGTCATGAAAAAAAGTGGGATGGACATAGCGGTGTTGGAGTCCATGACTGATCATGAGATTCAAg CAAATGCATCCCAAACTACATTCATAATACAAGCTTATAAAGAGACTGTACCCTACGCTTTGGCAGTAGCCATCTTGGTGAAGAATAAAAACCAGATTTATAGTCTATCCTGCCAGAATAAAGAAGTTCGATTTAAG gAAGGTGCTGTTCCAAATCATATTGCAGCTGCAAGAAGTGATTATATATTCTACCAAAAGAAGGTTATAGGGCACAATAAGATGCAATTTGAGTCTTCATTGTACCGAGGATATTTTCTGGCTTGTAAGAAGGAACAAGGCTAttttaaacttgttttaaaaGAAGGTTGTGAAGGAGTGGATGAGTTAAAGAtgtttaatgttcatttttgttcagtttcaatctag
- the LOC141563333 gene encoding interleukin-18-like isoform X2, which yields MASEMYCDMDDNAFDLVEIEFRDGSLYFKGKSALGSSYYLESDDFHKLEEPKNVILRNVNNQVVMKKSGMDIAVLESMTDHEIQANASQTTFIIQAYKETVPYALAVAILVKNKNQIYSLSCQNKEVRFKEGAVPNHIAAARSDYIFYQKKVIGHNKMQFESSLYRGYFLACKKEQGYFKLVLKEGCEGVDELKMFNVHFCSVSI from the exons ATGGCTAGTGAAATGTACTGTGATATGGATGACAATGCTTTCGACCTCGTGGAGATAGAGTTTCGAGATGGTTCACTTTACTTCAAAGGTAAATCTGCATTAGGTTCATCAT ATTACTTGGAATCAGATGATTTCCATAAGTTGGAAGAGcccaaaaatgtaattttaagaaACGTGAACAATCAAGTTGTCATGAAAAAAAGTGGGATGGACATAGCGGTGTTGGAGTCCATGACTGATCATGAGATTCAAg CAAATGCATCCCAAACTACATTCATAATACAAGCTTATAAAGAGACTGTACCCTACGCTTTGGCAGTAGCCATCTTGGTGAAGAATAAAAACCAGATTTATAGTCTATCCTGCCAGAATAAAGAAGTTCGATTTAAG gAAGGTGCTGTTCCAAATCATATTGCAGCTGCAAGAAGTGATTATATATTCTACCAAAAGAAGGTTATAGGGCACAATAAGATGCAATTTGAGTCTTCATTGTACCGAGGATATTTTCTGGCTTGTAAGAAGGAACAAGGCTAttttaaacttgttttaaaaGAAGGTTGTGAAGGAGTGGATGAGTTAAAGAtgtttaatgttcatttttgttcagtttcaatctag